One part of the Streptomyces lydicus genome encodes these proteins:
- a CDS encoding low temperature requirement protein A, producing the protein MVGRNPGEPHRTATSLELFFDLCFVVAVAQASTSLHGALAEGDYAGGALRFALVFFTIWWAWMNFTWFASAYDPDDVAYRLTVLVQITGSLVLAAGVRRAFEDGDLQIITLGYVVLRTTLAALWLRAALSDPARRRTTLRFATGVMSCQLGWVGLLFVPDPVRLPGIVVMIVAEVSVPVWAQSAGMTPWHPRHIAERYELFTLIVLGECVAAATVAVRGAFDRHHGTGSLYALAAGGLLVAYAMWWLYFTRPAHTLLATTHQAHRRRFSWAYGHYLIFASATAEGAGLAAYADHVTHRAEASSIAAGAAVTVPAAVFLITVWVVHLRPHQRSLAERIPFPLAAVGVLMAAWSPAPALVAGVLLAGLVGWVTMPRR; encoded by the coding sequence ATGGTGGGCCGCAATCCCGGCGAGCCGCACCGGACCGCCACCTCGTTGGAGCTCTTCTTCGACCTGTGTTTCGTCGTCGCGGTGGCGCAGGCGTCCACGAGTCTGCACGGGGCGCTGGCGGAGGGGGACTACGCCGGCGGTGCGCTGCGCTTCGCGCTGGTCTTCTTCACCATCTGGTGGGCGTGGATGAACTTCACCTGGTTCGCCTCCGCCTATGACCCGGACGATGTCGCGTACCGGCTGACGGTGCTGGTGCAGATCACGGGCTCACTCGTCCTCGCCGCCGGTGTGCGCCGCGCGTTCGAGGACGGGGATCTGCAGATCATCACGCTCGGGTACGTCGTGCTGCGGACGACCTTGGCCGCGCTGTGGCTGCGTGCCGCGTTGTCCGATCCCGCCCGGCGGCGGACCACGCTGCGCTTCGCCACGGGGGTGATGTCGTGTCAGCTCGGCTGGGTGGGGTTGCTCTTCGTCCCGGATCCGGTGCGGCTGCCGGGCATCGTGGTGATGATCGTGGCCGAGGTGTCCGTGCCGGTGTGGGCGCAGTCCGCCGGGATGACGCCCTGGCATCCTCGCCACATCGCCGAGCGCTACGAGCTGTTCACCCTCATCGTCCTCGGCGAGTGCGTCGCGGCCGCCACCGTCGCCGTCCGCGGCGCCTTCGACCGGCATCACGGCACCGGTTCGCTGTACGCGCTGGCGGCGGGCGGGCTGCTCGTGGCCTACGCCATGTGGTGGCTGTACTTCACCAGACCCGCGCACACGCTGCTCGCCACGACGCACCAGGCGCATCGCAGGAGATTCTCCTGGGCCTACGGCCACTACCTGATCTTCGCCTCGGCGACCGCGGAGGGCGCCGGCCTGGCCGCGTACGCCGATCACGTCACGCACCGCGCCGAAGCCTCGTCGATTGCTGCCGGCGCCGCGGTCACCGTTCCGGCGGCCGTTTTCCTGATCACGGTCTGGGTCGTGCACCTGCGGCCACACCAAAGGAGCCTGGCCGAGCGGATTCCGTTCCCCCTCGCCGCGGTCGGTGTCCTGATGGCCGCCTGGTCCCCGGCACCCGCGCTGGTCGCCGGTGTGCTGCTGGCGGGTCTGGTCGGGTGGGTGACGATGCCGCGTCGGTGA
- a CDS encoding alpha/beta fold hydrolase: MNTTQQTLLPAYDHRPGTEPTLVFLHYWGGSARTWDLVVDRLAGRDVLTVDFRGWSRSSALPGPYTLGQLADDTLAVLADAGVTDYVLVGHSMGGKVAQLVAATRPAGLRGIVLVGSGPARPAAQVTPEYQEALSHAYDSAESVAGARDHVLTATELPAPVKAQIVTDSRSVTDAARTEWPLRGIAQDITEHTRMVSVPALVVAGEHDQVEPVGVLRDNLVPYLSRADFVVVPHTGHLIPLEAPADLVDAITAFAPAT, translated from the coding sequence ATGAACACGACGCAGCAGACGCTACTGCCCGCTTACGACCATCGGCCGGGGACCGAGCCGACCCTGGTGTTCCTGCACTATTGGGGTGGTTCTGCCCGCACCTGGGACCTCGTCGTCGACCGCCTGGCGGGCCGTGACGTGCTCACGGTCGACTTCCGCGGGTGGAGCCGGTCGAGCGCTCTGCCCGGTCCCTATACGCTCGGTCAGCTCGCCGACGACACGCTCGCCGTGCTCGCGGATGCGGGGGTCACCGACTACGTCCTGGTGGGGCATTCGATGGGGGGTAAGGTCGCACAGCTGGTCGCGGCCACCCGGCCCGCCGGCCTGCGCGGCATCGTTCTCGTCGGCTCCGGCCCGGCGAGGCCCGCCGCACAGGTCACTCCCGAGTACCAGGAAGCCCTGTCGCACGCCTACGACTCCGCCGAGTCCGTGGCCGGGGCACGGGACCACGTCCTCACCGCGACCGAGCTGCCCGCTCCGGTCAAGGCGCAGATCGTGACCGATTCGCGGTCCGTCACCGACGCCGCCCGCACCGAGTGGCCGCTGCGCGGCATCGCGCAGGACATCACCGAGCACACGCGCATGGTCAGCGTGCCCGCTCTCGTAGTCGCCGGAGAGCACGACCAGGTGGAGCCCGTCGGCGTGCTCCGCGACAACCTGGTGCCCTACCTCTCCCGAGCCGACTTCGTGGTGGTCCCGCACACCGGTCACCTGATCCCGCTGGAAGCCCCGGCCGACCTCGTCGACGCCATCACCGCCTTCGCGCCGGCAACCTGA
- a CDS encoding helix-turn-helix domain-containing protein, which translates to MSVIRQMTYQPAGRPAASVETMTFGRLRELNDGGTQRADFHVLAVIDAGPGSVTVDFHLHPLQDRSAVWIPPGAVHRWDDIAEVAGHLVLFVPTAPVTHTTRELVASPDPAAHWSIPDADWPFVDAARSHLLLEASAPPGDSSTELPEILLSALITRLHPPHAEARLTHPVFRLFRSSVEAHFRQHHDAGHYARALGYAPRTLSRAVQQATGRTAKAYLVERITLEAKRLLAHDRLTAARCADILGFSDASNFSVFFHKATGKRPGAWQATVSAE; encoded by the coding sequence GTGAGCGTGATCCGGCAGATGACCTACCAGCCCGCGGGACGCCCCGCCGCCTCGGTCGAGACGATGACGTTCGGCCGCCTTCGCGAGCTGAACGACGGCGGCACGCAGCGCGCCGACTTCCACGTCCTTGCCGTCATCGACGCCGGACCCGGCTCCGTCACGGTCGATTTCCACCTCCACCCGCTCCAAGATCGGTCCGCGGTGTGGATTCCCCCCGGCGCGGTGCACCGGTGGGACGACATCGCCGAAGTGGCCGGGCACCTCGTGCTGTTCGTGCCGACCGCGCCGGTCACCCACACCACCCGAGAACTCGTCGCCTCCCCGGACCCGGCCGCGCACTGGAGCATCCCCGACGCCGACTGGCCCTTCGTCGACGCGGCGCGCAGCCATCTCCTCCTCGAAGCATCCGCCCCACCCGGTGACTCCTCGACGGAGCTGCCCGAAATCCTGCTTTCCGCGCTCATCACCCGGCTGCACCCACCGCACGCCGAAGCACGGCTCACCCATCCGGTGTTCCGGTTGTTCCGCTCCAGCGTCGAAGCGCACTTCCGGCAACACCACGACGCCGGCCACTACGCCCGTGCGCTGGGGTACGCGCCCCGCACCCTCTCACGAGCGGTGCAGCAGGCCACCGGCCGCACCGCGAAGGCGTACCTCGTCGAACGGATCACCCTGGAAGCCAAACGGCTCCTCGCACACGACCGCCTCACCGCCGCCCGCTGTGCCGACATCCTCGGCTTCTCCGACGCATCCAACTTCTCGGTGTTCTTCCACAAGGCCACCGGCAAACGCCCGGGCGCGTGGCAGGCGACGGTGTCCGCCGAGTGA
- a CDS encoding amidohydrolase gives MPVGGLVPRATDNAADLVVRNAKIHTGDPVRPQAEAIAIRDGVITVVGDDNDVASHVGPDTKVVDAVGRRMVPGLNDAHLHVIRGGLNYVLELRWDGVPTLRQGLAMLREQAARTPKGQWVRVVGGWSAEQFAERRLPTVAELNAAAPDTPVFVLHLYQSAVLNRAALKAAGFTRDTPDPKGGQIVRGRDGEPTGMLLAAPSALILYSTLAKAPVLEGEDKKTSTRHFLRELNRFGLTSAIDAAGGFQNFPDNYSTVVELAEAGQLSLRIAYHLFPQTAGQEIDDLTRWIETARPEDGDEWLRLNGAGENLTWAAADFENFAEPRPELAAYETEFEKAVRLLMENGWGFRLHATYDETIRRDLAVFEKLAAEGLFPAGNRWLFDHAETVSADSLDRIAALGGALSVQNRLSFQGEAFVRRYGPGAAADAPPIRAMLERGLTVGAGTDATRVSTYNPWVALHWLVTGRTVGDLVVRPPHNRVDRRTALAMFTEAGAALTGEEGAKGVLRPGFLGDLAVLSEDYFTVPEPDIAHIESLLTVVGGRIVYATAEYEGLDEELPPVSPGWSPVAHFGGYRATTGTGLSGARQAELLGQAVAESEQHRQWRARRGLAPQTASTFFDPCFSL, from the coding sequence ATGCCGGTCGGTGGGCTGGTCCCCCGCGCCACCGACAACGCCGCGGACCTGGTCGTCCGCAACGCGAAGATCCACACCGGAGACCCGGTCCGCCCGCAGGCCGAGGCGATCGCCATCCGTGACGGTGTCATCACGGTCGTCGGCGACGACAACGACGTCGCCTCCCACGTCGGCCCGGACACGAAGGTGGTCGACGCCGTCGGCCGCCGGATGGTTCCCGGCCTCAACGACGCTCATCTGCATGTCATCCGTGGCGGGCTCAACTACGTACTGGAGTTGCGCTGGGACGGTGTCCCCACGCTGCGCCAGGGTCTGGCGATGCTGCGTGAGCAGGCGGCCCGTACGCCCAAGGGCCAGTGGGTGCGGGTGGTGGGCGGATGGTCGGCCGAGCAGTTCGCCGAGCGGCGGCTGCCGACCGTCGCCGAGTTGAACGCCGCCGCGCCGGACACCCCGGTGTTCGTCCTGCACCTGTACCAGTCGGCGGTGCTCAACCGGGCGGCTCTCAAGGCCGCCGGATTCACCCGGGACACCCCCGACCCCAAGGGCGGCCAGATCGTACGGGGCCGGGACGGTGAGCCCACGGGCATGCTGCTGGCCGCCCCCAGCGCACTCATCCTCTACTCGACCCTGGCCAAGGCCCCGGTGCTGGAGGGGGAGGACAAGAAGACCTCCACCCGTCACTTCCTGCGGGAACTGAACAGGTTCGGCCTCACGTCGGCGATCGACGCGGCCGGCGGGTTCCAGAACTTCCCCGACAACTACAGCACGGTCGTCGAACTGGCGGAGGCCGGCCAGCTTTCGCTGCGCATCGCCTATCACCTCTTCCCGCAGACCGCCGGTCAGGAAATCGACGATCTCACCCGCTGGATCGAAACGGCTCGCCCCGAGGACGGGGACGAATGGCTGCGCCTCAATGGTGCGGGCGAGAATCTGACGTGGGCGGCGGCGGATTTCGAGAACTTCGCCGAGCCACGGCCTGAACTCGCCGCCTACGAAACGGAATTCGAGAAGGCCGTACGTCTCCTCATGGAGAACGGCTGGGGATTCCGGCTGCACGCCACCTATGACGAGACCATCCGCCGGGACCTGGCGGTGTTCGAGAAGCTCGCCGCGGAAGGGCTGTTCCCGGCCGGCAACCGGTGGCTTTTCGACCATGCGGAGACCGTCTCCGCGGACAGTCTGGACCGCATCGCCGCCCTCGGCGGCGCCCTGTCCGTGCAGAACCGGCTGTCCTTCCAGGGCGAGGCGTTCGTACGCCGCTACGGTCCCGGTGCCGCCGCGGACGCCCCGCCGATCCGGGCCATGCTGGAGCGCGGCCTGACCGTCGGCGCCGGCACCGACGCGACCCGGGTCTCCACCTACAACCCGTGGGTCGCCCTGCACTGGCTGGTCACCGGCCGCACCGTGGGCGACCTGGTCGTCCGCCCGCCGCACAACCGGGTCGACCGCCGGACCGCGCTGGCGATGTTCACCGAGGCGGGTGCCGCGCTGACCGGGGAGGAGGGCGCCAAGGGCGTCCTGCGCCCGGGCTTCCTCGGTGACCTGGCGGTCCTGTCCGAGGACTACTTCACCGTGCCCGAGCCGGACATCGCACACATCGAGTCCCTGCTGACGGTCGTCGGTGGCCGGATCGTCTACGCGACCGCCGAGTACGAGGGCCTCGACGAGGAACTGCCACCGGTCAGCCCCGGGTGGAGCCCCGTGGCACACTTCGGCGGCTACCGGGCCACGACCGGTACGGGCCTGTCGGGCGCACGCCAGGCCGAGCTGCTCGGCCAGGCCGTCGCCGAGTCGGAGCAGCACCGCCAGTGGCGCGCCCGACGCGGCCTGGCCCCGCAGACAGCGAGCACGTTCTTCGATCCCTGTTTCTCCCTCTGA
- a CDS encoding hydrolase, which produces MVNISEVTAAPSPDLLTPDNCAVLFIDHQPQMFFGTGSGDRTAIINSTVGLAKAAKTFDVPVVLSTVAAESFSGPLLPQLAEVFPDQKIIDRTTMNAWEDSAFVEAVKATGRKKLVLAGLWTEVCIVLPALSALAQDYEVYVVTDASGGVSPQAHEHAVQRMIQGGAVPVTWVQVLLELQRDWARGETYLSVMDVVKEHAGAYGLGVVYAQAVIGAHAAG; this is translated from the coding sequence ATGGTCAACATCTCCGAGGTCACCGCGGCCCCCAGCCCGGACCTGCTCACCCCGGACAACTGCGCGGTGCTGTTCATCGACCACCAGCCGCAGATGTTCTTCGGCACCGGCAGCGGCGACCGCACCGCCATCATCAACTCAACCGTCGGCCTGGCGAAGGCCGCCAAGACGTTCGACGTGCCGGTCGTGCTGAGCACCGTGGCCGCCGAATCCTTCTCCGGCCCGCTCCTGCCGCAGCTGGCCGAGGTCTTCCCCGACCAGAAGATCATCGACCGCACCACGATGAACGCCTGGGAGGACTCCGCCTTCGTCGAGGCGGTCAAGGCCACCGGCCGTAAGAAGCTGGTCCTGGCCGGCCTGTGGACCGAGGTCTGCATCGTCCTGCCCGCGCTCTCCGCCCTCGCCCAGGACTACGAGGTCTACGTGGTCACCGACGCCTCGGGTGGCGTCAGCCCGCAGGCCCACGAACACGCCGTCCAGCGCATGATCCAGGGCGGCGCGGTCCCGGTCACCTGGGTGCAGGTCCTCCTCGAACTGCAGCGTGACTGGGCCCGCGGCGAGACCTACCTGTCGGTCATGGACGTGGTGAAGGAGCACGCCGGTGCCTACGGCCTCGGCGTGGTCTACGCGCAGGCCGTCATCGGGGCGCACGCCGCCGGCTGA
- a CDS encoding DoxX family protein → MNAGLLVLRVVTGLLIAGHGVQKVSFRLGGHGLAGGTEEFRHDGFRGGRLTAIVAGAGQIGAGLFLTAGLLTPLAAMAAMGVMTVAGTVKWPKGLWVQNDGYEYPMVLVVVSAALALTGPGRWSLDQALGVTPWPLWVVLPAIVLGPMSGLLTRVVLHHPPTATERKHHAQAAE, encoded by the coding sequence ATGAACGCTGGACTGCTGGTCCTCCGGGTGGTGACGGGACTTCTCATCGCCGGCCACGGAGTTCAGAAGGTGAGTTTCCGGCTCGGAGGCCACGGCTTGGCAGGCGGCACCGAGGAGTTCCGCCACGACGGGTTCCGCGGCGGTCGGCTGACCGCGATCGTCGCGGGTGCCGGTCAGATCGGTGCCGGCCTGTTCCTGACCGCCGGACTGCTCACCCCCCTGGCCGCGATGGCCGCCATGGGTGTGATGACGGTCGCGGGCACCGTCAAATGGCCCAAGGGCCTGTGGGTGCAGAACGACGGCTACGAATACCCGATGGTCCTCGTCGTCGTCTCCGCGGCGCTGGCCCTGACCGGGCCCGGCCGGTGGTCGCTCGACCAGGCGCTGGGCGTCACACCCTGGCCGCTGTGGGTCGTCCTCCCCGCGATCGTGCTCGGCCCGATGAGCGGACTGCTCACCCGCGTGGTGCTGCACCACCCGCCCACCGCAACGGAAAGGAAGCATCATGCGCAGGCTGCTGAGTGA